Proteins encoded together in one Prunus dulcis chromosome 3, ALMONDv2, whole genome shotgun sequence window:
- the LOC117622145 gene encoding cell division cycle protein 123 homolog — protein sequence MMHYTLSNKMKEDEVNRCQIQEWYPKFKSVSIKTRIHELPEPFVQYLLDDSGPFLLPVSITNEDAFPNRIHNPEEEDDYQISEGSDDEAEQPPLPPSFPELELQVMESIESLGGSVFPKLNWSAPKDSAWISTTGTLKCSSFSEIALLLRSSDSLVHDLCHAYDSCHDKTSSRPKSFVLALRKWYQFLKPEMEFRCFVRNQNLVGISQREVTTFYPALLEKKDSLRVLIEDFFVENLMSRFESENYTFDVYVTEDDRVKVVDFNPWGAFTLPLMFTWEELDQNCSELGDDGVDFRIVEGQCAVRPGLKTAVPYDYLDTSPGSGWDQFMRNADEELQQQTRNAQAGA from the coding sequence ATGATGCATTATACACTGAGCAACAAGATGAAGGAAGATGAAGTGAATCGATGCCAGATACAGGAATGGTACCCAAAATTCAAATCTGTGTCTATCAAAACTCGGATTCATGAACTTCCAGAACCCTTTGTCCAGTACCTTCTAGATGATTCGGGGCCCTTCCTCCTCCCTGTTTCAATCACAAATGAAGATGCTTTTCCCAATAGAATTCATAATCCAGAGGAGGAAGATGACTATCAAATATCAGAAGGGTCTGATGACGAGGCAGAGCAGCCTCCGTTGCCACCTTCTTTCCCTGAGCTTGAGTTGCAGGTCATGGAATCAATTGAATCACTTGGAGGTTCTGTGTTCCCTAAGCTCAACTGGAGTGCACCAAAAGACTCTGCTTGGATCAGCACGACTGGGACACTCAAATGCTCTTCATTCAGTGAGATTGCCCTCTTGCTACGCTCATCTGACTCATTGGTTCATGATTTATGTCATGCCTACGATTCTTGCCACGATAAAACCTCATCGAGACCTAAGAGTTTCGTGCTTGCACTTCGTAAATGGTACCAGTTCCTTAAGCCAGAGATGGAATTCCGTTGCTTTGTACGAAATCAGAATTTGGTTGGAATTTCCCAACGTGAGGTCACTACTTTTTACCCTGCTCTACTTGAAAAGAAAGACAGTCTTCGAGTGTTGATTGAAGATTTTTTCGTGGAGAATTTGATGTCGAGATTTGAGTCGGAAAACTACACCTTTGATGTCTATGTGACAGAGGATGATCGGGTTAAGGTTGTGGATTTTAACCCATGGGGTGCATTTACGTTGCCTCTCATGTTTACATGGGAGGAATTGGATCAGAATTGCAGTGAACTAGGGGATGATGGTGTGGACTTCAGAATTGTGGAGGGTCAGTGTGCTGTTAGGCCAGGTCTGAAGACCGCAGTGCCGTATGATTATTTGGACACCAGCCCCGGGAGCGGCTGGGACCAGTTTATGCGAAATGCCGATGAAGAGTTGCAGCAGCAAACTAGGAATGCTCAAGCAGGTGCTTAA
- the LOC117623346 gene encoding NADPH-dependent diflavin oxidoreductase 1 isoform X3, whose protein sequence is MENQLLDACTPIKLKTFVELTMDVASASPRRYFFEVMSIFATAEHEKERLQYFVSPEGRDDLYQYNQRERRTVLEVLEDFPSVQMPLEWLVQLVPPLKTRAFSISSSPSAHPNQVHLTVNVVSWTTPFKRSRAGLCSNWLAKLDPEQRVYVPVWFQKGSLPPPPPSLPLILIGPGTGCAPFRGFVEERAIQSLTGSTAPVMFFFGCRNEDNDFLYREFWISHSQNGGVLSEAKGGGFYAAFSRDQSQKVYVQHKIQEHSRRVWNLLREGAAVYVAGSSTKMPADVLLVFEEIISKESGLPQEAAVRWLRALEKAGRYHVEAWS, encoded by the exons ATGGAGAATCAGCTTCTTGACGCTTGTACCCCcatcaaattaaaaactttTGTTGAATTGACAATGGATGTTGCATCAGCATCTCCTCGGCGCTATTTCTTTGAG GTCATGAGTATATTTGCAACAGCTGAACATGAAAAGGAAAGACTCCAATATTTTGTGTCACCTGAAGGAAGAGATGATCTATACCAATACAATCAGAGGGAACGACGGACTGTTCTGGAG GTTTTGGAAGATTTCCCCTCCGTTCAAATGCCATTGGAATGGTTGGTACAGTTGGTTCCTCCTTTAAAAACGAGGGCTTTCTCCATCTCTTCGTCCCCTTCTGCGCACCCCAATCAAGTTCACTTAACGGTGAATGTGGTGTCATGGACAACACCTTTCAAAAGAAGTCGAGCAGGTCTCTGCTCAAATTGGCTAGCCAAGCTTGATCCTGAACAAC GCGTTTATGTTCCAGTGTGGTTTCAAAAAGGTTCCCTTCCTCCCCCACCACCATCACttcctctcattctcattgGACCTGGAACTGGCTGTGCACCTTTCCGTGGATTTGTGGAGGAAAGAGCCATACAAAGTTTGACTGGTTCAACTGCTCCTGTGATGTTCTTCTTTGGATGCAGAAACGAGGACAATGATTTTTTATACAGAGAGTTTTGGATATCTCATTCACAAAATGGTGGGGTGCTTTCAGAAGCAAAGGGTGGAGGCTTTTATGCTGCCTTCTCAAGAGACCAGTCACAGAAGGTTTATGTGCAGCATAAAATACAGGAACATAGCCGGAGGGTGTGGAATTTGCTGAGGGAGGGGGCTGCTGTATATGTTGCAGGCTCTTCTACAAAAATGCCGGCAGATGTATTATTAGTCTTTGAGGAGATTATTTCGAAAGAAAGTGGGCTTCCACAGGAGGCAGCAGTGAGATGGCTTAGAGCTCTGGAAAAGGCCGGAAGATACCATGTTGAAGCGTGGAGTTGA
- the LOC117623346 gene encoding NADPH-dependent diflavin oxidoreductase 1 isoform X1: MGSSDMEERPKKLLILYATQTGNALDVAERVGREAERRGCPVHLISIDQYDTSCLAQEGTVIFVVSTTGQGDTPDPMKGFWKYLLQRNLSGQWLEGLHYAVFGLGDSGYQKFNFVAKKLDRRLLDLGATPIIQRGLGDDQHPSGYEAALDPWMISLWNMLNNINPKYFPNGPEFLIPYENFMAEPKVRIQYHDIKQVDSQFSTNSDLNHIALQIERARRVSPVKFSLDKNRPDCILKLVKNEPLTKSGSIDKEVHHFEFEFVSSAIEYEVGDVLEVLPSQNPAAIDSFILRCNLDPESFITVHPSEMENQLLDACTPIKLKTFVELTMDVASASPRRYFFEVMSIFATAEHEKERLQYFVSPEGRDDLYQYNQRERRTVLEVLEDFPSVQMPLEWLVQLVPPLKTRAFSISSSPSAHPNQVHLTVNVVSWTTPFKRSRAGLCSNWLAKLDPEQRVYVPVWFQKGSLPPPPPSLPLILIGPGTGCAPFRGFVEERAIQSLTGSTAPVMFFFGCRNEDNDFLYREFWISHSQNGGVLSEAKGGGFYAAFSRDQSQKVYVQHKIQEHSRRVWNLLREGAAVYVAGSSTKMPADVLLVFEEIISKESGLPQEAAVRWLRALEKAGRYHVEAWS; encoded by the exons ATGGGTTCATCAGACATGGAAGAGAGGCCAAAGAAACTACTCATACTCTACGCGACTCAAACCGGAAACGCCTTAGACGTTGCCGAGCGAGTGGGCCGTGAAGCCGAGCGCAGAGGCTGCCCCGTCCACCTTATTTCCATCGACCAATACGACACC AGTTGCTTAGCTCAAGAGGGCActgtaatttttgttgtttcaacTACAGGCCAGGGGGATACTCCTGATCCCATGAAG GGATTTTGGAAATATCTTCTGCAGAGAAATCTAAGTGGGCAATGGCTTGAAGGACTTCATTATGCTGTTTTTGGATTGGGGGATTCTGGTTACCAGAAATTTAAT TTTGTGGCAAAGAAGCTTGATAGAAGACTTCTGGACCTTGGGGCAACCCCTATTATCCAAAGAGGTTTGGGAGATGATCAGCACCCATCAGG GTATGAGGCTGCTCTGGATCCTTGGATGATATCTTtgtggaatatgttgaataacatCAATCCAAAATACTTCCCAAATGGCCCAGAATTTTTGATTCCGTATGAGAATTTTATGGCTGAACCTAAAGTTCGGATTCAGTACCATGACATTAAGCAGGTGGATTCACAATTTTCAACTAATTCAG ACTTGAATCACATTGCGTTGCAGATTGAAAGGGCTCGCAGAGTGTCTCCTGTAAAGTTTTCTCTTGACAAGAACAGGCCTGACTGCATTCTTAAATTG GTAAAAAATGAGCCACTGACTAAATCAGGAAGTATAGACAAAGAGGTGCATCACTtcgaatttgaatttgtttcaTCT GCTATTGAATATGAAGTTGGTGACGTCCTTGAGGTTCTCCCTAGTCAAAATCCTGCTGCAATAGATTCTTTCATACTTCGTTGTAATTTGGACCCTGAATCATTCATCACT GTTCATCCTTCAGAGATGGAGAATCAGCTTCTTGACGCTTGTACCCCcatcaaattaaaaactttTGTTGAATTGACAATGGATGTTGCATCAGCATCTCCTCGGCGCTATTTCTTTGAG GTCATGAGTATATTTGCAACAGCTGAACATGAAAAGGAAAGACTCCAATATTTTGTGTCACCTGAAGGAAGAGATGATCTATACCAATACAATCAGAGGGAACGACGGACTGTTCTGGAG GTTTTGGAAGATTTCCCCTCCGTTCAAATGCCATTGGAATGGTTGGTACAGTTGGTTCCTCCTTTAAAAACGAGGGCTTTCTCCATCTCTTCGTCCCCTTCTGCGCACCCCAATCAAGTTCACTTAACGGTGAATGTGGTGTCATGGACAACACCTTTCAAAAGAAGTCGAGCAGGTCTCTGCTCAAATTGGCTAGCCAAGCTTGATCCTGAACAAC GCGTTTATGTTCCAGTGTGGTTTCAAAAAGGTTCCCTTCCTCCCCCACCACCATCACttcctctcattctcattgGACCTGGAACTGGCTGTGCACCTTTCCGTGGATTTGTGGAGGAAAGAGCCATACAAAGTTTGACTGGTTCAACTGCTCCTGTGATGTTCTTCTTTGGATGCAGAAACGAGGACAATGATTTTTTATACAGAGAGTTTTGGATATCTCATTCACAAAATGGTGGGGTGCTTTCAGAAGCAAAGGGTGGAGGCTTTTATGCTGCCTTCTCAAGAGACCAGTCACAGAAGGTTTATGTGCAGCATAAAATACAGGAACATAGCCGGAGGGTGTGGAATTTGCTGAGGGAGGGGGCTGCTGTATATGTTGCAGGCTCTTCTACAAAAATGCCGGCAGATGTATTATTAGTCTTTGAGGAGATTATTTCGAAAGAAAGTGGGCTTCCACAGGAGGCAGCAGTGAGATGGCTTAGAGCTCTGGAAAAGGCCGGAAGATACCATGTTGAAGCGTGGAGTTGA
- the LOC117621663 gene encoding ubiquitin receptor RAD23d-like, which produces MKVFVKTLKGTNFEIEVKPEEMVADVKKIIETVQGADVYPASQQMLIHQGKVLKDTTTLEENQVAENSFIVIMLTKNKASPSGASSTKGAATSQAQPASTPTSTAPPVATPAPVRAVAESQPVVETPAVAAPTDSSRSDVYGQAASNLVAGTNLEATVQQILDMGGGSWDRDTVVRALRAAFNNPERAVEYLYSGIPEQAEVPPAAQVPAGEQAANPPAANPPAQAPQPVAPTGGPNANPLDLFPQGLPNMGANAGAGNLDFLRNSPQFQALRAMVQANPQILQPMLQELGKQNPHLMQLIQAHQADFLRLINEPVEGGEGNLLEQLGAAVPQAVTVTPEEREAIERLEAMGFDRALVLEVYFACNKNEELAANYLLDHMHEFEE; this is translated from the exons ATGAAGGTTTTTGTCAAGACTTTGAAGGGCACTAACTTCGAGATCGAAGTGAAACCCGAAGAGATG GTTGCTGATGTCAAGAAAATTATTGAGACCGTACAGGGTGCAGATGTGTACCCTGCCTCACAACAGATGCTTATTCATCAGGGGAAAGTTCTTAAGGACACCACAACTCTAGAAGAAAATCAAGTTGCTGAAAATAGTTTTATTGTGATAATGTTAACCAAG AATAAGGCATCACCAAGCGGAGCCTCCAGTACAAAAGGTGCAGCCACAAGTCAG GCTCAACCTGCTAGTACTCCTACCTCGACAGCCCCACCGGTAGCAACTCCAGCTCCTGTGCGAGCTGTGGCAGA GTCACAGCCTGTCGTTGAGACTCCTGCTGTTGCGGCTCCCACTGATTC TTCAAGATCAGATGTGTATGGCCAAGCTGCATCAAATCTTGTTGCAGGAACTAATTTAGAGGCTACCGTTCAGCAGATTCTAGATATGGGTGGAGGAAGTTGGGATCGTGATACAGTTGTCCGTGCTTTACGTGCTGCTTTCAACAACCCTGAAAGGGCTGTTGAGTATTTATATTCT GGCATTCCTGAACAAGCTGAAGTCCCACCAGCAGCCCAAGTTCCTGCTGGTGAACAAGCAGCAAATCCTCCGGCAGCAAATCCTCCAGCCCAGGCTCCACAACCAGTAGCGCCTACTGGCGGTCCGAATGCAAATCCACTAGACCTGTTTCCACAG GGCCTTCCCAATATGGGTGCAAATGCTGGTGCAGGCAATTTGGATTTCCTGCGCAACAGTCCACAG TTCCAAGCTTTGCGAGCTATGGTGCAAGCAAACCCTCAAATTCTTCAG CCTATGCTTCAAGAGTTAGGGAAACAAAATCCACATCTAATGCAGCTCATTCAAGCACATCAAGCTGACTTCTTACGCTTGATAAATGAGCCTGTTGAAGGCGGTGAAGG GAACCTATTGGAGCAGTTGGGTGCAGCAGTGCCACAGGCTGTGACCGTCACCCCTGAGGAGCGAGAGGCCATCGAACGT cttgaagctatgggtttcgatcgggCCCTTGTGTTGGAGGTATACTTTGCATGCAACAAGAATGAGGAGCTGGCGGCCAACTATCTTTTGGATCACATGCATGAGTTCGAGGAATGA
- the LOC117623346 gene encoding NADPH-dependent diflavin oxidoreductase 1 isoform X2 gives MSIFATAEHEKERLQYFVSPEGRDDLYQYNQRERRTVLEVLEDFPSVQMPLEWLVQLVPPLKTRAFSISSSPSAHPNQVHLTVNVVSWTTPFKRSRAGLCSNWLAKLDPEQRVYVPVWFQKGSLPPPPPSLPLILIGPGTGCAPFRGFVEERAIQSLTGSTAPVMFFFGCRNEDNDFLYREFWISHSQNGGVLSEAKGGGFYAAFSRDQSQKVYVQHKIQEHSRRVWNLLREGAAVYVAGSSTKMPADVLLVFEEIISKESGLPQEAAVRWLRALEKAGRYHVEAWS, from the exons ATGAGTATATTTGCAACAGCTGAACATGAAAAGGAAAGACTCCAATATTTTGTGTCACCTGAAGGAAGAGATGATCTATACCAATACAATCAGAGGGAACGACGGACTGTTCTGGAG GTTTTGGAAGATTTCCCCTCCGTTCAAATGCCATTGGAATGGTTGGTACAGTTGGTTCCTCCTTTAAAAACGAGGGCTTTCTCCATCTCTTCGTCCCCTTCTGCGCACCCCAATCAAGTTCACTTAACGGTGAATGTGGTGTCATGGACAACACCTTTCAAAAGAAGTCGAGCAGGTCTCTGCTCAAATTGGCTAGCCAAGCTTGATCCTGAACAAC GCGTTTATGTTCCAGTGTGGTTTCAAAAAGGTTCCCTTCCTCCCCCACCACCATCACttcctctcattctcattgGACCTGGAACTGGCTGTGCACCTTTCCGTGGATTTGTGGAGGAAAGAGCCATACAAAGTTTGACTGGTTCAACTGCTCCTGTGATGTTCTTCTTTGGATGCAGAAACGAGGACAATGATTTTTTATACAGAGAGTTTTGGATATCTCATTCACAAAATGGTGGGGTGCTTTCAGAAGCAAAGGGTGGAGGCTTTTATGCTGCCTTCTCAAGAGACCAGTCACAGAAGGTTTATGTGCAGCATAAAATACAGGAACATAGCCGGAGGGTGTGGAATTTGCTGAGGGAGGGGGCTGCTGTATATGTTGCAGGCTCTTCTACAAAAATGCCGGCAGATGTATTATTAGTCTTTGAGGAGATTATTTCGAAAGAAAGTGGGCTTCCACAGGAGGCAGCAGTGAGATGGCTTAGAGCTCTGGAAAAGGCCGGAAGATACCATGTTGAAGCGTGGAGTTGA
- the LOC117622860 gene encoding cytokinin hydroxylase-like → MAAMLLTTLLVILLSLLIRVAYDTLSCYFLTPRRIKKIMEKQGVRGPKPRPLNGNILDMASLVAKSTSHDMHTISHDIVGRLLPHYVLWSKQYGKRFIYWTGIEPRMCLAETELIKELLSKYSTISGKSWLQQQGSKHFIGRGLLMANGEDWYHQRHIVAPAFMGDRLKSYAGYMVECTKEMLQSLQNEIETSGGREFEIGEYMTRLTADIISRTEFDSSYEKGKQIFRLLTVLQHLCSQASKHLCLPGSRFFPSKYNREIKSLKMEVERLLMEIIQSRKDCVEIGRSSSYGNDLLGMLLNEMQKKRGNGFSINLQLIMDECKTFFFAGHETTALLLTWTVMLLASNPSWQEKVRAEVKQVCNGGTPSVDHLPKLTLLNMVINESLRLYPPATVLPRMAFEDIKLGDLHIPKGLSIWIPVLAIHHSEELWGKDANEFNPERFASKSFTPGRFIPFATGPRNCIGQSFAMMEAKIILAMLISRFSFTISPNYRHAPVIVLTIKPKYGVQVCMTPIDPST, encoded by the exons ATGGCCGCGATGCTCCTAACGACTCTGCTAGTCATATTGCTTAGCTTGCTAATAAGAGTTGCATATGACACTCTCTCATGCTACTTTTTAACCCCAAGACGCatcaagaaaataatggaaaagCAAGGGGTGCGTGGCCCTAAACCCCGCCCTCTCAACGGCAACATCTTGGACATGGCCTCCCTTGTCGCCAAATCAACTTCTCATGACATGCACACTATCAGCCATGACATCGTCGGCCGCCTCTTGCCCCATTACGTCCTCTGGTCGAAGCAATATG GAAAAAGGTTCATATATTGGACTGGAATTGAGCCCCGGATGTGCCTGGCCGAGACTGAGTTGATCAAGGAGCTTCTGTCCAAGTACAGCACCATCTCTGGTAAATCCTGGCTTCAGCAGCAAGGCTCCAAGCATTTCATCGGCCGCGGCCTACTAATGGCCAACGGCGAAGACTGGTATCACCAACGCCACATCGTTGCACCAGCATTCATGGGAGATAGACTCAAG AGCTATGCGGGGTACATGGTGGAATGCACTAAAGAGATGCTCCAGTCCCTCCAAAATGAGATAGAGACTTCAGGAGGAAGGGAGTTTGAGATAGGAGAGTACATGACAAGGCTCACGGCAGACATaatttcaagaacagagttCGATAGCAGCTACGAGAAGGGAAAACAGATTTTTCGACTGCTCACTGTTCTGCAGCATCTATGCTCCCAAGCAAGCAAGCATTTGTGCCTTCCCGGAAGCCG GTTTTTCCCAAGTAAATACAAcagagaaataaaatccctgaAAATGGAGGTGGAGAGGCTGCTAATGGAGATAATACAGAGTCGAAAGGACTGCGTGGAGATCGGCCGGAGCAGCTCTTATGGGAATGATTTGCTGGGGATGTTGCTTAATGAGATGCAGAAGAAGAGAGGGAATGGTTTTAGCATAAATTTGCAGCTGATCATGGATGAATGCAAGACATTCTTCTTTGCAGGACATGAAACCACTGCCCTGCTTCTCACTTGGACTGTCATGTTACTAGCCAGCAACCCCTCTTGGCAAGAAAAGGTTAGGGCTGAGGTCAAGCAAGTCTGCAATGGTGGAACTCCCTCTGTTGATCATCTCCCCAAGCTCACTTTG tTAAATATGGTAATAAATGAATCACTGAGGCTGTATCCACCAGCAACTGTTCTGCCTCGAATGGCCTTTGAAGACATCAAACTTGGTGACCTTCATATTCCAAAGGGCCTATCTATATGGATACCCGTTCTGGCCATTCACCACAGTGAAGAATTATGGGGCAAAGATGCAAATGAATTTAACCCTGAAAGGTTTGCTTCCAAGTCATTCACCCCCGGGAGGTTTATCCCATTTGCTACTGGTCCTCGAAATTGTATTGGCCAATCTTTCGCCATGATGGAAGCTAAGATCATATTAGCCATGTTAATCTCCCGGTTTAGCTTCACGATTTCGCCTAATTATCGTCATGCTCCCGTTATTGTCCTCACCATCAAACCTAAGTATGGGGTTCAAGTATGCATGACCCCTATAGACCCTTCGACTTAG
- the LOC117622172 gene encoding 30S ribosomal protein 3, chloroplastic-like, which produces MLSMGLGIECQANLNASVLRQKLPQQKHKLLLVNNNQRALNFKPRTSTFSVSHSLPELKLRLTQTTRNVKLSAAAESLVAEETAAADDNLTTETPLEKEKLGVVVKPIEKPRLVLKFIWMEKNIGIALDQMIPGHGSIPLSPYYFWPRKDAWEELKVLLESKPWISQKQMIILLNQATDIINLWQQSGGNLA; this is translated from the exons atgttaTCTATGGGTTTGGGGATCGAGTGTCAGGCAAACTTGAATGCCTCCGTCTTGAGGCAGAAGTTGCCTCAGCAAAAGCACAAGCTGTTATTGGTTAACAATAATCAGAGAGCATTGAATTTCAAGCCAAGGACCTCTACCTTCTCTGTTTCTCACTCGCTGCCGGAGTTGAAGCTCAGACTGACCCAAACCACAAGAAACGTCAAGCTCTCCGCCGCCGCTGAGTCTCTAGTTGCTGAAGAAACGGCCGCTGCTGATGACAACTTAACCACCGAAACGCCTCTGGAAAAAGAG AAGCTTGGAGTAGTTGTGAAGCCAATTGAGAAACCAAGGCTTGTATTGAAGTTCATTTGGATGGAAAAGAACATCGGCATTGCCCTCGATCAAATGATACCGGGTCATGGCTCCATCCCTCTCAGCCCCTATTATTTCTGGCCGAGGAAAGATGCCTGGGAGGAGCTCAAGGTCTTGCTCGAAAGCAAGCCTTGGATATCTCAAAAGCAGATGATTATTCTTCTCAACCAGGCTACTGATATCATCAATTTGTGGCAGCAGAGTGGTGGCAATTTGGCGTAA